In Methylocystis echinoides, one genomic interval encodes:
- the acs gene encoding acetate--CoA ligase: MSEKLHPVPAGFEKSARINEQDYHALYERSLTSPAAFWAEQAQRIDWITPFTKVKHTSFDIHNVSIRWFEDGTTNVAMNCIDRHLPHRAHQTAIIWEGDDPALSRHVTYGELHEQVCRFANVLKKHGVKKGDRVTIYLPMIPEAAFAMLACARIGAVHSVVFGGFSPEALAGRIADAASDVVVTADEGLRGGRRVPLKSNVDAALEKVEGVKSVIVVTRTGAEVDMTPGRDYRYEEEAASVHADCPYAEMNAEDPLFILYTSGSTGQPKGVVHTTGGYLVHVALTHEAVFDYRDGEVYWCTADVGWVTGHSYILYGPLANGATTLMFEGVPNYPDVRRFWEVIDKHKVSIFYTAPTAIRALMAAGEEPVKKTSRKSLRLLGSVGEPINPEAWEWYHRVVGEGRCPIVDTWWQTETGGILIAPLPGATALKPGSATRPLFGVFPEIVDAGGNVLTGACEGNLVIADSWPGQARTVFGDHERFAQTYFSAYPGKYFTGDGARRDADGYYWITGRVDDVINVSGHRLGTAEIESALVAHEKVSEAAVVGYPHDLKGQGIYAYVTLMEGAHATEHLRKELVKWVRAEIGPIAAPDVIQFASGLPKTRSGKIMRRILRKIAEGEFGALGDTSTLADPGVVEELVRERPGA, from the coding sequence ATGTCGGAGAAACTTCATCCCGTTCCCGCAGGCTTCGAGAAAAGCGCCCGCATCAACGAGCAGGACTACCACGCCCTCTACGAACGCTCGCTGACCAGCCCTGCGGCCTTCTGGGCGGAGCAGGCGCAGCGCATCGACTGGATCACGCCCTTCACCAAGGTGAAGCATACGAGCTTCGACATTCACAATGTGTCGATCCGCTGGTTCGAGGACGGCACGACCAATGTCGCCATGAACTGCATCGACCGCCATCTGCCGCATCGCGCGCATCAGACCGCGATCATCTGGGAAGGCGACGATCCCGCGCTCTCGCGCCACGTCACTTACGGCGAACTGCATGAGCAGGTCTGCCGCTTCGCCAATGTGCTGAAGAAGCACGGCGTCAAGAAGGGCGATCGCGTCACCATCTATCTGCCGATGATTCCCGAGGCCGCCTTCGCCATGCTGGCCTGCGCGCGCATCGGCGCGGTGCATTCGGTGGTGTTCGGCGGCTTCTCGCCCGAGGCGCTCGCGGGACGCATCGCGGATGCAGCTTCCGACGTCGTCGTCACCGCCGACGAGGGGCTGCGCGGCGGGCGCCGGGTGCCCCTCAAGAGCAATGTCGACGCGGCGCTCGAGAAGGTCGAGGGCGTCAAATCGGTCATCGTCGTGACGCGCACCGGGGCCGAGGTCGACATGACGCCGGGGCGCGACTATCGCTATGAGGAAGAGGCGGCGAGCGTTCACGCCGATTGCCCCTACGCCGAGATGAATGCGGAAGACCCGCTCTTCATCCTCTACACGTCCGGCTCAACCGGGCAGCCCAAAGGCGTGGTGCATACGACGGGCGGCTATCTCGTCCATGTCGCGCTCACCCATGAGGCGGTCTTCGACTATCGCGACGGCGAGGTCTATTGGTGCACGGCCGACGTCGGCTGGGTGACGGGCCACAGCTATATTCTCTATGGCCCGCTCGCCAATGGCGCGACGACCCTGATGTTCGAGGGCGTGCCGAATTATCCCGACGTCCGCCGCTTCTGGGAAGTCATCGACAAGCACAAGGTGTCGATTTTCTACACGGCGCCGACGGCGATCCGCGCGCTGATGGCGGCGGGCGAGGAGCCGGTGAAGAAGACGAGCCGCAAATCGCTGCGGCTTTTGGGCTCGGTCGGCGAGCCGATCAATCCCGAAGCCTGGGAATGGTATCACCGCGTCGTGGGCGAGGGGCGCTGCCCGATCGTCGACACCTGGTGGCAGACGGAGACGGGCGGCATTCTCATCGCGCCGCTACCGGGCGCGACGGCCCTGAAGCCGGGCTCGGCGACGCGGCCGCTGTTCGGCGTCTTTCCGGAAATCGTCGACGCCGGCGGCAATGTGCTCACAGGCGCCTGCGAAGGCAATCTCGTCATCGCCGATTCCTGGCCGGGCCAGGCGCGCACGGTCTTCGGCGATCACGAGCGCTTCGCGCAGACTTACTTTTCCGCCTATCCCGGCAAATATTTCACCGGCGACGGGGCGCGGCGCGACGCGGACGGCTATTACTGGATCACGGGACGGGTCGACGACGTGATCAACGTCTCGGGCCATCGCCTCGGCACGGCGGAAATCGAAAGCGCCCTCGTCGCCCATGAGAAGGTCTCGGAAGCCGCCGTCGTCGGCTATCCGCACGACCTGAAAGGTCAGGGCATCTACGCCTATGTCACGCTGATGGAGGGCGCGCACGCCACCGAGCATCTGCGCAAGGAGCTCGTCAAATGGGTGCGCGCGGAGATTGGCCCGATCGCGGCGCCGGACGTGATCCAGTTCGCCTCCGGCCTGCCCAAGACGCGCTCGGGCAAGATCATGCGGCGGATCTTGCGCAAGATCGCCGAAGGAGAATTCGGCGCGCTGGGGGATACGTCGACGCTCGCGGACCCGGGGGTCGTGGAGGAGCTCGTGCGCGAGAGGCCCGGAGCGTGA
- the rpoN gene encoding RNA polymerase factor sigma-54, with translation MAMSTKLMMRQGQSLVMTPQLLQAIKLLQFSNLELSAFLHDELERNPLLETQDGDAPDAAARDGRTAEDFAAEFDSGAPDAFAGEPHEGDWARESLAVDAGALAADLGADMSNAFQPDGPAVNPLTPREAQEGAGLSATSWSGAVGGGGGDDGEAPNLEAYVAARPSLHEHLAEQLALACAEPRKRLIGQAIIDGIDETGYLRESLSEIAARLDADPAETDAILALIQTFEPSGVGARDLAECLAIQLKERDRYDPAMQIFVANLPLVARRDVAQLARLCGVDAEDIADMAAELRKLDPKPGRAFGDAPIQPLVADVIVRPAADGSWHVELNSDALPRVLVNHSYAARISAAARDGDKTFISTCLQNANWLTKSLEQRSRTILKVASEIVRLQDAFLAKGVEHLRPLNLRTIADAIGMHESTVSRVTSNKYMMTPRGIFELKYFFSASIATTSGGEAHSAESVRFRIKQMIDRETADDVLSDDAIVAKLKAIDIDIARRTVAKYRDSLKIPSSVDRRRAKLALAREQARQAH, from the coding sequence ATGGCGATGTCGACTAAGCTGATGATGCGCCAGGGCCAGTCCCTGGTCATGACCCCGCAGCTTCTGCAGGCGATCAAGCTGCTTCAGTTCTCCAATCTCGAGCTCTCGGCCTTCCTGCACGACGAATTGGAACGCAATCCGCTGCTCGAGACGCAAGACGGCGACGCCCCCGACGCGGCGGCGCGCGACGGCCGGACGGCCGAGGATTTCGCCGCCGAATTCGACAGCGGCGCGCCCGATGCTTTCGCCGGCGAGCCGCATGAGGGCGACTGGGCGCGGGAATCGCTTGCGGTGGACGCCGGCGCGCTGGCCGCCGACCTCGGCGCCGACATGAGCAACGCCTTTCAGCCCGATGGCCCGGCGGTGAACCCGCTGACGCCGCGCGAGGCGCAGGAGGGCGCCGGTCTTTCGGCGACCTCCTGGAGCGGCGCGGTCGGCGGGGGAGGCGGCGACGATGGCGAGGCGCCCAATCTCGAAGCCTATGTCGCCGCGCGGCCGAGCCTGCATGAACATCTCGCGGAGCAGCTCGCGCTGGCCTGCGCCGAACCGCGCAAGCGACTGATCGGCCAGGCGATCATCGACGGGATCGACGAGACCGGCTATCTGCGCGAAAGCCTCTCCGAGATCGCCGCGCGCCTCGACGCCGACCCGGCCGAGACGGACGCAATCCTCGCCTTGATCCAGACTTTCGAGCCCTCAGGCGTCGGCGCGCGCGATCTCGCCGAGTGTCTGGCGATCCAGCTCAAGGAGCGCGACCGCTACGATCCGGCGATGCAGATTTTCGTCGCCAATCTCCCGCTCGTGGCGCGCCGCGACGTCGCCCAGCTCGCGCGGCTCTGCGGCGTCGACGCCGAAGACATCGCCGATATGGCGGCCGAGCTGCGCAAACTCGATCCGAAGCCCGGCCGCGCCTTCGGCGACGCGCCCATCCAGCCGCTGGTCGCGGACGTCATCGTTCGCCCCGCCGCCGACGGCTCCTGGCATGTCGAGCTCAATTCGGACGCGCTGCCGCGCGTGCTGGTGAACCACAGCTATGCGGCGCGAATCAGCGCCGCCGCCCGCGACGGCGACAAGACCTTCATCTCCACCTGCCTGCAGAACGCCAACTGGCTCACCAAGAGCCTGGAGCAGCGCAGCCGGACCATTCTCAAGGTCGCCTCGGAGATCGTTCGGCTCCAGGACGCCTTCCTCGCCAAGGGCGTCGAGCATCTGCGCCCGCTCAATCTGCGCACCATCGCCGACGCCATCGGGATGCACGAATCAACCGTCTCCCGCGTCACCTCGAACAAATACATGATGACGCCGCGCGGCATCTTCGAACTGAAATATTTCTTCTCCGCCTCCATCGCCACGACCAGCGGGGGCGAGGCCCATTCGGCCGAATCGGTGCGTTTCCGCATCAAGCAGATGATCGACCGCGAGACGGCGGACGACGTGCTGTCCGACGACGCGATCGTCGCGAAGCTCAAGGCGATCGACATCGACATCGCGCGGCGCACGGTCGCCAAATATCGGGACAGTCTGAAAATTCCGTCCTCGGTGGATCGCCGCCGCGCCAAGCTCGCGCTGGCGAGGGAGCAGGCGCGGCAGGCCCATTGA
- a CDS encoding NepR family anti-sigma factor, which translates to MTAASKRPAQTKEPIHERGVFPSVRCTISRGETNPPQKIMTLIGGSMVKNSPENAVVRVKPDGDQLCADARRFPGTLPRSLAAVAAGLGVGAPRPANAEQTAGSGQLTLCKTERNSRKMRSLDFGDAIGKELQNLYDDVVAQPVPDRFLNLLNQLEQNMVSSGPGGAPGERE; encoded by the coding sequence ATGACTGCTGCGTCAAAACGACCTGCACAAACGAAGGAACCAATCCATGAGCGCGGCGTTTTCCCTTCCGTGCGGTGCACTATATCGCGCGGCGAAACAAATCCGCCACAGAAAATCATGACTTTGATTGGGGGCTCCATGGTAAAAAACAGTCCGGAGAATGCCGTTGTGCGCGTGAAACCCGACGGGGATCAGCTGTGCGCCGACGCGCGTCGTTTTCCGGGAACGCTCCCCAGGAGCCTGGCGGCGGTGGCGGCCGGGCTCGGCGTCGGCGCGCCGCGCCCGGCCAATGCGGAGCAGACAGCGGGCTCGGGCCAGCTCACGCTTTGCAAGACGGAAAGGAACAGTCGAAAAATGCGAAGCCTCGATTTTGGCGACGCGATCGGCAAGGAGCTTCAAAATCTCTACGATGACGTCGTGGCTCAGCCGGTTCCCGACCGCTTTTTGAATCTCTTGAACCAGCTCGAACAAAATATGGTATCCTCAGGCCCGGGTGGCGCGCCTGGGGAGAGAGAGTGA
- a CDS encoding sigma-70 family RNA polymerase sigma factor, which produces MSDEEAGLSDGQNLKRDLIAAIPNLRAFAVSICGNPDRADDLVQETLVKAWGSLGSFAEGTNLTAWLFTILRNIYYSEFRKRRREAPDPDGAIASARLIAPESQNAHMDFLDFREALQKLPLDQREALILVAASGLSYEEAAEICGCAPGTMKSRVNRARNRLTEIMSLPRRESGETRAAAELTPLSRD; this is translated from the coding sequence GTGAGCGACGAGGAGGCAGGTCTCAGCGACGGACAGAATCTCAAAAGGGACCTCATCGCGGCGATCCCTAATCTTCGCGCTTTCGCCGTCTCCATCTGCGGCAATCCCGACCGCGCCGATGACCTCGTCCAGGAGACGCTGGTCAAGGCGTGGGGGAGCCTCGGCTCCTTCGCCGAAGGCACTAATCTGACCGCATGGCTCTTCACCATCCTCCGCAACATCTACTACAGCGAATTCCGCAAGCGGCGGCGCGAGGCGCCCGATCCCGACGGGGCCATCGCCTCGGCGCGGCTGATCGCGCCCGAATCCCAGAACGCGCATATGGATTTCCTGGATTTCCGCGAGGCGCTGCAGAAACTTCCGCTCGACCAGCGCGAGGCGCTGATCCTCGTCGCGGCCTCCGGCCTGTCGTATGAAGAGGCGGCGGAAATCTGCGGCTGCGCGCCGGGCACGATGAAAAGCCGCGTCAATCGCGCGCGCAATCGGCTGACCGAAATCATGTCGCTGCCGAGACGCGAGTCGGGCGAGACGCGCGCCGCCGCCGAACTCACCCCCCTCAGCCGAGATTGA
- the leuD gene encoding 3-isopropylmalate dehydratase small subunit yields the protein MEKFTTLTGVAAPLPIMNVDTDMIIPKQYLKTIQRTGLGKGLFSEMRYREDGTENPDFVLNQPAYRKATILIAGDNFGCGSSREHAPWALLDFGVRCIVSTSFADIFYNNCFKNGILPIKVTQAELDKLMDDASRGANATLTVDLKAQEIRGPDGGVVKFDVDPFRKHCLLNGLDDIGLTLQKADKIDAFEKTAAQSRPWA from the coding sequence ATGGAAAAGTTCACCACCCTGACCGGGGTCGCCGCGCCGCTGCCGATCATGAATGTCGACACGGACATGATCATCCCCAAGCAATATCTGAAGACGATCCAGCGCACCGGCCTCGGCAAGGGCCTGTTTTCAGAAATGCGCTACCGCGAGGACGGGACCGAAAACCCCGATTTCGTGCTGAACCAGCCCGCCTATCGCAAGGCGACGATCCTCATCGCCGGCGACAATTTCGGCTGCGGCTCGTCCCGCGAGCACGCGCCCTGGGCGCTGCTCGATTTCGGCGTGCGCTGCATCGTCTCCACAAGTTTCGCCGACATTTTTTATAATAATTGCTTCAAGAACGGCATCCTGCCGATCAAGGTGACCCAGGCGGAGCTCGACAAGCTCATGGACGACGCTTCCCGCGGCGCCAACGCGACGCTGACGGTCGATCTGAAGGCCCAGGAAATCCGCGGGCCTGACGGCGGCGTCGTCAAATTCGACGTCGACCCCTTCCGCAAGCACTGCCTGCTCAACGGCCTCGACGACATCGGCCTGACGCTGCAAAAAGCCGACAAGATCGACGCTTTTGAAAAGACCGCCGCGCAGTCGCGTCCCTGGGCGTGA
- a CDS encoding response regulator has protein sequence MSVSREIYGHLPYLRRFARALVGTREGGDAHVLATLEIIVSDPRKLDQNDDLRISLYRLFLATWAAGAIAQPDPAAALGDDGARGRLDAISLRPRVAFLLHALEGFDLEQVGDTLGVSEEVAADLIDAANAEIADQIATDVLIIEDEPLIAHDLRSIVEELGHSVAGMARTHREAVLAMETAKPGLILADIQLADGSSGLDAVNEILGSFSTPVIFVTAYPERFLTGAPPEPAFLVTKPFSVESLKAVISQALFFNRRSQRKSL, from the coding sequence ATGTCGGTTTCACGAGAGATTTACGGTCATCTTCCCTATCTGCGGCGCTTTGCGAGGGCGCTGGTCGGGACCCGCGAGGGCGGCGACGCCCATGTGCTGGCGACGCTCGAAATTATCGTCTCGGATCCGCGAAAGCTCGATCAAAACGACGATCTCAGGATCTCCCTTTATCGCTTGTTTCTGGCGACCTGGGCCGCCGGGGCGATCGCCCAGCCCGATCCGGCGGCCGCTCTCGGCGACGACGGCGCCCGCGGGCGCCTCGACGCCATTTCCTTGAGGCCGCGCGTCGCCTTTCTGTTGCACGCCCTCGAAGGCTTCGATCTCGAACAGGTCGGCGACACGCTCGGCGTCTCCGAAGAGGTCGCCGCCGATCTCATCGACGCCGCCAACGCCGAAATCGCCGACCAGATTGCGACCGATGTGCTCATCATTGAGGACGAGCCGTTGATCGCCCATGATCTGCGCAGCATTGTGGAAGAACTTGGGCATAGCGTCGCCGGCATGGCGCGCACGCACCGGGAGGCGGTGCTGGCGATGGAAACCGCCAAACCCGGCCTGATCCTCGCCGATATTCAGCTAGCCGACGGCAGCTCCGGCCTCGATGCGGTGAACGAGATCCTCGGGTCCTTTTCGACGCCGGTCATCTTCGTGACGGCCTATCCCGAGCGGTTCCTGACCGGCGCGCCGCCGGAGCCCGCCTTTCTCGTCACCAAGCCCTTCAGCGTCGAGAGTCTCAAGGCCGTCATCAGCCAGGCGCTGTTTTTCAATCGCCGGTCGCAAAGAAAAAGCCTCTGA
- the ptsN gene encoding PTS IIA-like nitrogen regulatory protein PtsN yields the protein MRLTDLVTPEAVIANLRATSKKQLLQELSDRAARLSGLPSREIFDALLHRERLGSTGIGEGIAIPHGKLAKIKSIFGIFARLERPVDFEALDGGPVDLVFLLIAPESSGADHLKALACAARMLRDPGLVATIRATRDHDALYSLISQRSKPHAA from the coding sequence ATGCGGCTCACGGATCTTGTCACGCCGGAAGCAGTCATCGCCAATTTGAGGGCGACATCAAAAAAGCAGCTGCTTCAGGAGTTGAGCGACCGCGCGGCGCGGCTTTCCGGCCTGCCGTCGCGGGAAATTTTCGACGCCTTGCTGCACCGCGAGCGCCTGGGCTCGACCGGCATTGGCGAAGGCATCGCCATTCCGCACGGCAAGCTTGCCAAGATCAAGTCGATTTTCGGGATTTTCGCCCGGCTTGAGCGGCCGGTGGACTTCGAGGCGCTCGACGGCGGGCCTGTCGATCTCGTTTTCCTGCTGATCGCGCCCGAATCGTCCGGGGCAGATCATCTGAAGGCGCTTGCCTGCGCGGCGCGGATGCTTCGCGACCCTGGCCTTGTCGCAACCATCCGCGCCACGCGAGACCATGACGCGCTTTACTCACTTATTTCGCAGCGTTCCAAGCCCCACGCTGCGTAA
- a CDS encoding DUF2243 domain-containing protein produces MNGRDNGVTAAGVVLGVGLGGFVDGIVLHQLLQWHHMLSNWSLPRTLENMELNTLWDGLFHLFTLACVAAGLVMLWRAARRPHFEWSGSRFAGALLMGWGGFNIVEGLINHVWLGVHHVNEQVPSWQWAYWDWGFIVASAAIFLIGLALNARASRGLARGAA; encoded by the coding sequence ATGAACGGACGCGACAATGGCGTGACGGCGGCGGGCGTGGTCCTTGGCGTCGGGCTCGGCGGATTCGTAGACGGCATCGTGCTGCATCAGCTCTTGCAGTGGCACCACATGCTCAGCAACTGGAGCCTGCCGCGGACGCTCGAGAATATGGAGCTCAACACGCTCTGGGACGGGCTCTTCCATCTCTTCACCCTCGCCTGCGTGGCGGCGGGGCTCGTCATGCTGTGGCGCGCGGCGCGTCGGCCGCATTTCGAGTGGTCAGGTTCGCGCTTCGCCGGGGCGCTGCTGATGGGCTGGGGCGGGTTCAACATCGTCGAGGGTCTGATTAACCACGTCTGGCTCGGCGTCCATCACGTCAACGAGCAGGTTCCCTCCTGGCAATGGGCCTATTGGGACTGGGGCTTTATCGTGGCGTCGGCGGCGATCTTCCTCATCGGCCTGGCGCTCAACGCCCGCGCGAGCCGGGGTCTCGCCCGAGGCGCCGCCTAG
- a CDS encoding general stress protein produces MQEVVKKSNRGFASMDPEKQRAIARKGGQSVPDEKRSFSQNPELAARAGRKGGQSVNPAKRSFSRDHTLASEAGRKGGHASHGGGQKRASV; encoded by the coding sequence ATGCAGGAAGTAGTGAAGAAGTCCAATCGAGGCTTTGCTTCGATGGATCCGGAGAAGCAGCGCGCCATCGCGCGTAAGGGCGGCCAGAGCGTCCCCGACGAAAAGCGCAGCTTCTCGCAAAATCCCGAACTCGCGGCTCGCGCCGGACGCAAGGGCGGTCAGAGCGTCAATCCGGCGAAACGCAGCTTCTCGCGCGATCATACCCTCGCGTCCGAAGCGGGCCGTAAGGGCGGGCACGCCTCGCACGGCGGCGGTCAGAAGCGGGCGTCCGTCTAG
- a CDS encoding cyclic nucleotide-binding domain-containing protein, which produces MIPHNWLIEAIGYMAAAANVFVFVSNTMIPLRIAAIAANALFAAYFYLKGYLPLFALNAFMAPINVFRLRQMRRLISDVRQATQAASDGEFDYGWLRPYMKQMKLSEGFTLYHIGDLSEDAFILVRGEILLLEPGVTLKAGAFFGEMGLFTEENRRTATAVATTDVDLLCVRYDELLELCAQNPQFGFYLMKLMMRRMQQNVELARSGALQATPAGKAAPSHAGATPNV; this is translated from the coding sequence ATGATTCCGCACAACTGGCTTATCGAAGCGATCGGCTATATGGCCGCTGCGGCGAATGTCTTCGTCTTCGTGTCGAATACGATGATCCCGCTGCGCATCGCCGCCATCGCCGCCAACGCGCTCTTCGCCGCTTATTTTTACTTGAAGGGCTATCTGCCGCTTTTCGCGCTCAACGCCTTCATGGCGCCGATCAATGTGTTCCGCCTGCGGCAGATGCGCCGGCTCATTTCCGACGTGCGCCAGGCGACTCAGGCGGCGAGCGACGGCGAATTCGATTACGGGTGGCTTCGCCCTTACATGAAGCAGATGAAGCTTTCCGAGGGCTTCACCCTTTACCACATCGGCGATCTTTCCGAAGACGCCTTCATCCTCGTGCGCGGCGAAATTCTGCTGCTCGAGCCGGGGGTGACGCTCAAGGCCGGCGCCTTCTTCGGCGAGATGGGTCTTTTTACCGAAGAAAACCGCCGCACCGCGACCGCCGTCGCCACAACCGACGTCGACCTGCTCTGCGTGCGCTACGACGAACTTCTCGAGCTCTGCGCGCAGAACCCGCAGTTCGGTTTCTATCTCATGAAGCTGATGATGCGGCGCATGCAGCAGAATGTCGAGCTGGCGCGCTCGGGCGCGCTGCAGGCGACGCCGGCGGGCAAAGCTGCGCCGTCCCACGCGGGCGCGACGCCGAACGTATGA
- the hpf gene encoding ribosome hibernation-promoting factor, HPF/YfiA family, translated as MSLRVSGKNINIGDALRAHITQRLEQAASKYFDGGVSGHVTITPEGSGYRADCSLHLTSGIVLQADGRAQEPYATFDQAADRLEKRLRRYKERLKSHHDGHGQESELVPYQVLAAPDEESEAPAEFSPAVVAESTTTLRRLSVSSAVLHLDLTGAPVLVFRHANTGRVNIVYRRNDNNIGWIDTPAGE; from the coding sequence ATGTCCCTGAGAGTGTCAGGCAAGAATATCAATATCGGCGACGCCCTGCGCGCCCATATCACGCAGCGTCTGGAGCAGGCGGCGTCCAAATATTTCGACGGCGGCGTGAGCGGCCATGTCACGATCACGCCCGAGGGCTCGGGCTACCGCGCCGACTGCAGCCTGCATCTGACCTCGGGCATCGTGCTGCAGGCCGACGGCCGGGCTCAGGAGCCCTATGCGACCTTCGACCAAGCCGCGGATCGTCTGGAGAAGCGCCTGCGGCGCTACAAGGAGCGCTTGAAGAGCCATCACGACGGCCACGGACAGGAGTCCGAACTGGTGCCCTATCAGGTGCTCGCAGCCCCTGATGAGGAAAGCGAAGCTCCGGCCGAATTCAGTCCCGCGGTCGTCGCCGAATCGACCACGACGCTGCGCCGCTTGTCGGTGTCCTCGGCGGTGCTCCACCTCGACCTCACTGGCGCCCCAGTTTTGGTGTTCCGTCACGCAAATACGGGGCGCGTGAATATTGTCTATCGTCGAAACGACAACAATATCGGTTGGATCGATACGCCCGCCGGCGAATAG
- the lptB gene encoding LPS export ABC transporter ATP-binding protein gives MRAAAQSLGEAWDGVRARVKGTAPSHKRDDLTEADWRGDNGAEILGAPPEDAPAWAQARKAAADAQDSDGFFAGDYLESPGYDGQGLLSVHNLAKSYKSRRVVEDVSLHVRRGEAVGLLGPNGAGKTTVFYMITGLVKPDRGVISLDGYDVTPLPMYRRARLGIGYLPQEASVFRGLSVEDNIRAVLEITQPDERKRADELEGLLDEFRLTRMRHTPAVALSGGERRRCEIARALAGHPSFMLLDEPFAGIDPIAVGGIQDLVRHLKARGIGVLITDHSVRETLGLTDRAYIIYDGHVLTEGPPEAIVANPDVRRIYLGEDFRM, from the coding sequence CTGCGCGCCGCCGCCCAATCCCTCGGCGAGGCGTGGGACGGCGTTCGGGCGCGTGTCAAGGGGACGGCGCCGTCCCACAAGAGGGATGATCTGACGGAGGCGGATTGGCGCGGCGACAACGGCGCCGAAATTTTAGGCGCCCCTCCCGAGGATGCGCCGGCCTGGGCGCAGGCCAGGAAAGCCGCCGCCGATGCGCAGGACAGCGATGGTTTTTTTGCCGGAGACTATCTCGAAAGCCCCGGTTACGACGGGCAGGGGCTGCTCTCGGTCCACAATCTTGCGAAGTCCTACAAGTCTCGGCGCGTCGTCGAGGATGTGAGCCTGCATGTGCGGCGCGGCGAAGCGGTCGGTCTCCTCGGCCCCAATGGCGCCGGCAAGACCACTGTTTTTTATATGATTACCGGGCTCGTGAAGCCGGATCGGGGCGTCATCTCCCTCGACGGCTACGACGTGACCCCGCTGCCCATGTATCGCCGGGCCCGGCTCGGCATCGGCTATCTGCCACAGGAAGCCTCGGTTTTCAGGGGGCTTTCGGTTGAGGACAATATCCGCGCCGTGCTCGAAATCACCCAGCCGGACGAGAGGAAGCGCGCCGACGAGCTCGAGGGGCTGCTCGACGAATTTCGTTTGACCCGCATGCGTCATACGCCCGCCGTGGCGCTTTCGGGCGGCGAGCGCCGGCGCTGCGAGATCGCCCGCGCCCTGGCGGGCCATCCGTCCTTCATGCTGCTCGACGAGCCCTTCGCCGGCATCGACCCCATCGCCGTCGGCGGCATCCAGGATCTGGTGCGCCATCTCAAGGCGCGCGGGATTGGCGTCCTCATCACCGACCACAGCGTGCGCGAGACGCTGGGCCTCACCGATCGCGCTTACATCATCTACGACGGGCACGTTCTGACCGAAGGGCCGCCGGAGGCCATCGTCGCCAATCCGGACGTGCGCCGGATCTATCTCGGTGAAGATTTCCGTATGTAG